The following are encoded together in the Nocardioides okcheonensis genome:
- a CDS encoding SGNH/GDSL hydrolase family protein, giving the protein MRIVLVGDSHLARVRRDLSVLGPDVRNAAVGGASVRHLPGQAASAGLTADDVVVVSVGTNDAAPWKQVPLTSFVGALDDFTRSVPCRRIVYVAPPGVDEARLTGTHDRTNAVIDAYRDAALAVLRDVAAQVVHAERLIEPLGARAFVDDGLHLSGAGYRVVLPAIAELARPTA; this is encoded by the coding sequence GTGCGCATCGTGCTCGTGGGCGACAGCCATCTGGCACGGGTCCGCCGCGACCTCTCGGTGCTGGGCCCCGACGTCCGGAACGCAGCGGTGGGTGGCGCGTCCGTCCGGCACCTCCCCGGCCAGGCGGCCTCAGCCGGTCTCACCGCCGACGACGTGGTCGTCGTCTCGGTCGGCACCAACGACGCCGCGCCGTGGAAGCAGGTCCCGCTGACGTCGTTCGTGGGCGCCCTCGACGACTTCACGCGGTCCGTGCCCTGTCGACGGATCGTGTACGTCGCGCCCCCGGGTGTCGACGAGGCGCGCCTGACCGGGACGCATGACCGGACGAACGCCGTCATCGATGCGTACCGGGACGCCGCCCTGGCCGTCCTCCGCGATGTCGCCGCGCAGGTCGTGCACGCGGAGCGGCTCATCGAGCCCCTCGGCGCGCGTGCGTTCGTCGACGACGGACTGCACCTCAGCGGAGCGGGCTACCGGGTCGTGCTGCCCGCGATCGCCGAGCTCGCCCGCCCGACGGCGTGA
- a CDS encoding phosphotransferase enzyme family protein: MAPTDDAVSRALRPVDLEGGVVTRPASAWTPTVHAFLRHLRGRGVTCVPEPLGISGDVETLREIEGESGGDGWRHQHSEAGLRSAARLLRTIHDASAGWEPPAGAVFGAPHVDPGTEPTVWCHGDVGPWNMVWRDGEAVGLIDWDFLHRGPRLDDVAYALQWFTPTRDDEMALTWHHFPSVPDRADRVRVFLDAYGDGLPAFDVAETVATRMEATMALELSLAEAGVEPQRTWVADGSQEWAAGEVRWVRENAHLLRP; the protein is encoded by the coding sequence ATGGCTCCCACCGACGACGCCGTCAGCCGGGCACTGCGCCCCGTCGACCTCGAGGGCGGTGTGGTCACCCGCCCGGCGTCGGCCTGGACGCCGACGGTGCACGCGTTCCTCCGGCACCTGCGCGGCCGGGGCGTCACCTGCGTGCCCGAGCCGCTGGGGATCTCCGGCGACGTCGAGACGCTGCGCGAGATCGAGGGCGAGTCGGGCGGCGACGGGTGGCGGCACCAGCACTCGGAGGCCGGGCTGCGGTCGGCGGCACGGCTGCTGCGGACGATCCACGACGCGTCGGCGGGCTGGGAGCCGCCAGCGGGCGCGGTCTTCGGCGCACCCCACGTCGACCCGGGGACCGAGCCGACGGTCTGGTGCCACGGCGACGTCGGGCCGTGGAACATGGTGTGGCGCGACGGCGAGGCCGTCGGCCTGATCGACTGGGACTTCCTGCACCGCGGGCCGCGCCTCGACGACGTGGCGTACGCGCTGCAGTGGTTCACGCCGACCCGCGACGACGAGATGGCCCTGACCTGGCACCACTTCCCGTCGGTCCCCGACCGCGCCGACCGGGTCCGCGTCTTCCTCGACGCCTACGGTGACGGCCTGCCCGCCTTCGACGTCGCGGAGACGGTCGCGACCCGGATGGAGGCGACGATGGCGCTGGAGCTCTCGCTGGCCGAGGCCGGCGTCGAGCCGCAGCGCACCTGGGTCGCGGACGGGAGCCAGGAGTGGGCGGCCGGTGAGGTCCGGTGGGTGCGCGAGAACGCCCACCTGCTCCGCCCGTGA
- a CDS encoding SDR family oxidoreductase — protein sequence MSTTLITGASSGLGAEMARQLAARGHDLALCARRTDRLEELCAEILGAHPDVRVAVRALDVTDHDAVFRVFDEFRDELGGLDRVVVNAGLGKGQPLGTGRFDANRQTAETNVIGALAQTEAAAAIFRAQGHGHLVMVSSFSALRGMPRNITTYAATKAAVAHLAEGFRADVHGTPIKVTVLYPGYIESEMSGTSARTPLMVSTEKGVRSMVEAIEKQKASAVVPAWPWVPLGFVVKRLPVGLLRRMA from the coding sequence ATGTCGACGACCCTGATCACCGGCGCCAGCAGCGGCCTCGGCGCGGAGATGGCGCGCCAGCTCGCCGCCCGCGGCCACGACCTCGCGCTCTGCGCCCGCCGCACCGACCGCCTCGAGGAGCTCTGCGCCGAGATCCTCGGCGCCCACCCCGACGTGCGCGTCGCCGTGCGCGCGCTCGACGTCACCGACCACGACGCGGTGTTCCGGGTCTTCGACGAGTTCCGCGACGAGCTCGGCGGCCTCGACCGGGTCGTCGTCAACGCCGGCCTCGGCAAGGGCCAGCCGCTCGGCACGGGCCGCTTCGACGCCAACCGGCAGACGGCCGAGACCAACGTGATCGGGGCGCTCGCGCAGACCGAGGCCGCAGCGGCGATCTTCCGCGCCCAGGGGCACGGGCACCTGGTGATGGTGTCGTCGTTCTCCGCGCTGCGTGGCATGCCGCGCAACATCACGACGTACGCCGCCACCAAGGCCGCTGTCGCGCACCTCGCGGAGGGCTTCCGCGCCGACGTGCACGGCACGCCGATCAAGGTGACGGTGCTCTACCCCGGCTACATCGAGTCCGAGATGTCCGGGACGTCGGCCCGTACGCCGCTCATGGTGTCGACCGAGAAGGGCGTGCGGTCAATGGTCGAGGCGATCGAGAAGCAGAAGGCGTCGGCCGTCGTCCCGGCCTGGCCGTGGGTGCCGCTCGGGTTCGTGGTCAAGCGGCTGCCGGTGGGCCTGCTGCGCCGGATGGCCTGA
- a CDS encoding histidine phosphatase family protein — translation MSSILLVRHGQASFGAADYDQLSDTGHEQSRVLGRALAARGVSPDLVVTGRMRRHAQTADGVLAGASWDAGVDVDAGWDEFDHLQVLAVHDRPSSAEGESEKAAFQRWFEEATLRWTSGDHDDAYDESFGAFTSRVSAALTGLAERLGRRGTAVVLTSGGPVAWACASLLADDADARTALWLRLNPVSVNTGTSTVVRGSRGTTLVSFNAHDHLSPDLVTYR, via the coding sequence GTGAGCAGCATCCTGCTGGTCCGGCACGGCCAGGCGTCCTTCGGCGCGGCCGACTACGACCAGCTGTCCGACACCGGGCACGAGCAGTCCCGCGTGCTCGGTCGCGCGCTCGCCGCCCGAGGCGTCTCCCCCGACCTGGTCGTGACCGGACGGATGCGCCGCCACGCCCAGACCGCCGACGGCGTCCTCGCGGGAGCCAGCTGGGACGCGGGCGTCGACGTCGACGCCGGGTGGGACGAGTTCGACCACCTGCAGGTGCTCGCCGTCCACGACCGGCCGTCGTCGGCGGAGGGCGAGTCCGAGAAGGCTGCCTTCCAGCGCTGGTTCGAGGAGGCCACGCTGCGGTGGACCTCCGGCGACCACGACGACGCCTACGACGAGTCCTTCGGGGCCTTCACCTCCCGCGTCTCGGCAGCGCTCACCGGGCTCGCCGAGCGGCTCGGCCGGAGGGGGACGGCCGTCGTGCTCACCAGCGGTGGACCGGTCGCCTGGGCGTGCGCGTCGCTGCTCGCCGACGACGCCGACGCCCGCACCGCCCTGTGGCTGCGGCTCAACCCGGTCTCGGTCAACACCGGCACGTCCACCGTCGTGCGCGGCTCCCGCGGGACCACCCTCGTGTCCTTCAACGCCCACGACCACCTCTCCCCCGACCTCGTGACCTACCGCTAG
- a CDS encoding phosphotransferase family protein, with protein sequence MTAVPGAREVREEDAFDVARVAAWLRTHADDATGLEGDPEVRQFTGGASNLTYLLRYPSGRDLIVRRAPRGTKARGAHDMHREHLIQSRLAPVFDYVAPMVAFCEDPDVMGADFYAMDRVEGVIPRSEWPDDVPLTPEQARALCLHAVDVLAELHGIDPDAAGLADLGRGDGYVRRQVEGWSRRYRDARTEDVPDLEQVMAWLDAHQPDDVATCVIHNDFKLDNLVLDPDDVTRVVGVLDWEMATLGDPLMDLAGSMAYWVQADDPEDFQMVRRVPTHLPGMLTRDELVAAYAERTGRSVTPEQWRFYEVFGLFRLAVIAQQIYYRFFHGQTTNEMYALFGPAVRIVGRRLDGLVG encoded by the coding sequence GTGACCGCCGTCCCGGGCGCGCGCGAGGTGCGCGAGGAGGACGCCTTCGACGTGGCGCGCGTCGCCGCGTGGCTGCGTACCCACGCCGACGACGCCACCGGCCTCGAGGGCGACCCCGAGGTCCGCCAGTTCACCGGCGGCGCCTCCAACCTGACCTACCTGCTGCGCTATCCGTCCGGGCGCGACCTCATCGTGCGCCGCGCCCCGCGCGGCACCAAGGCCCGCGGCGCGCACGACATGCACCGCGAGCACCTCATCCAGTCCCGGCTGGCGCCGGTCTTCGACTACGTCGCGCCGATGGTCGCGTTCTGCGAGGACCCCGACGTGATGGGGGCGGACTTCTACGCGATGGACCGCGTCGAGGGCGTGATCCCGCGCAGCGAGTGGCCCGACGACGTCCCGCTCACGCCCGAGCAGGCCCGCGCGCTGTGCCTGCACGCCGTCGACGTGCTGGCCGAGCTGCACGGCATCGACCCGGACGCGGCCGGCCTCGCCGACCTCGGCAGGGGGGACGGCTACGTCCGCCGCCAGGTCGAGGGCTGGTCGCGGCGCTACCGCGACGCCCGCACCGAGGACGTGCCCGACCTCGAGCAGGTGATGGCGTGGCTCGACGCGCACCAGCCCGACGACGTCGCGACCTGCGTGATCCACAACGACTTCAAGCTCGACAACCTGGTGCTCGACCCCGACGACGTGACCCGCGTCGTCGGCGTCCTCGACTGGGAGATGGCCACCCTCGGCGACCCGCTGATGGACCTCGCCGGGTCGATGGCCTACTGGGTGCAGGCCGACGACCCGGAGGACTTCCAGATGGTCCGCCGGGTGCCGACCCACCTGCCGGGGATGCTCACCCGCGACGAGCTCGTCGCGGCCTACGCCGAGCGCACCGGCCGGTCGGTCACCCCCGAGCAGTGGCGCTTCTACGAGGTGTTCGGCCTCTTCCGGCTCGCGGTGATCGCCCAGCAGATCTACTACCGGTTCTTCCACGGCCAGACGACGAACGAGATGTACGCGCTCTTCGGCCCGGCCGTCCGGATCGTCGGTCGCCGGCTCGACGGGCTGGTCGGGTGA
- a CDS encoding SDR family NAD(P)-dependent oxidoreductase, translating into MSRRVLVTGAASGLGAALTAAFRDRGDEVLATDRVAGDGVDLRLDITSDDDWQAAVAAVRERWGGLDVLVNNAGVAGGGRVDVCTLDEWQWITDINLFGAVRGTRAFVPLLKEQGSGHLVNVASLAGLVHPAGMASYNAVKAAVVAFTETCGHELAGWGIRASVVCPSYFRTNLMDSMQGSDALVGQVVGGLVERSRVTAEEVAASVLAGIEAGDAVIVPDEAARQAFRLKWADRPGYDAVMRDQAAKLEALGGER; encoded by the coding sequence GTGAGCCGCCGGGTCCTGGTCACCGGGGCGGCCTCCGGCCTCGGCGCGGCGCTGACCGCGGCGTTCCGCGACCGCGGCGACGAGGTGCTCGCGACCGACCGCGTCGCCGGCGACGGCGTCGACCTCCGCCTCGACATCACGTCCGACGACGACTGGCAGGCGGCGGTCGCCGCGGTGCGCGAGCGCTGGGGCGGCCTCGACGTGCTGGTCAACAACGCCGGCGTGGCCGGCGGCGGGCGGGTCGACGTCTGCACGCTCGACGAGTGGCAGTGGATCACCGACATCAACCTGTTCGGCGCCGTGCGCGGCACGCGCGCCTTCGTGCCGCTGCTCAAGGAGCAGGGCTCCGGCCACCTGGTCAACGTCGCCTCCCTCGCCGGGCTCGTGCACCCGGCCGGGATGGCGTCCTACAACGCCGTCAAGGCGGCGGTGGTCGCCTTCACCGAGACCTGCGGCCACGAGCTCGCGGGCTGGGGCATCCGCGCCAGCGTGGTGTGCCCGTCGTACTTCCGGACCAACCTGATGGACTCGATGCAGGGCTCGGACGCGCTCGTCGGCCAGGTCGTCGGCGGGCTGGTCGAGCGGTCCCGGGTCACCGCCGAGGAGGTCGCGGCGTCCGTGCTCGCCGGGATCGAGGCCGGGGACGCCGTCATCGTGCCCGACGAGGCCGCGCGCCAGGCGTTCCGCCTCAAGTGGGCCGACCGCCCCGGCTACGACGCGGTGATGCGCGACCAGGCCGCCAAGCTGGAGGCCCTCGGGGGCGAGCGGTGA
- a CDS encoding acyl-CoA dehydrogenase family protein yields the protein MDFSLSPRAADLRDRVRTFVTDEVEPVEAEVHARTTRLRESGGDHWTPDPVIAELQAKARAQGLWNLFLPAEHAGRYAAHFGTDGGAGLSNVDYAPVAEAMGRSFLAPLVFNSNAPDTGNMEVLLRYGTEEQKAQWLEPLLRAEIRSAFCMTEPDVASSDATNMAATAHLDGDEVVINGRKWWSTGVGNPDCKVLVFMGLSDPDADRHSRHTMVLVPRDAPGVTVERMLTTMGYYDEPLGHGEVSFDDVRVPASHILLGPGRAFEIAQGRLGPGRVHHCMRAIGLAERALELACARAVSRTAFGKPIANLGGNRERIADARIAINRSRLLVMHAAWLLDQGMSREAYSAVSEIKVEVPNMALDVIDTAIQLHGGAGVSDDFPLANAWVGARTLRLADGPDEVHRNVVAKIELGKHTS from the coding sequence ATGGACTTCTCGCTCTCCCCCCGCGCCGCCGACCTCCGCGACCGCGTGCGCACGTTCGTGACCGACGAGGTCGAGCCGGTCGAGGCCGAGGTGCACGCCCGCACCACCCGGCTGCGCGAGTCCGGCGGCGACCACTGGACCCCCGACCCGGTGATCGCCGAGCTCCAGGCGAAGGCGCGCGCGCAGGGACTGTGGAACCTGTTCCTCCCCGCCGAGCACGCCGGGCGCTACGCCGCCCACTTCGGCACCGACGGCGGCGCGGGGCTCAGCAACGTCGACTACGCCCCGGTCGCCGAGGCGATGGGGCGCTCCTTCCTCGCTCCCCTGGTCTTCAACTCCAACGCCCCCGACACGGGCAACATGGAGGTGCTGCTCCGTTACGGCACCGAGGAGCAGAAGGCGCAGTGGCTCGAGCCGCTGCTGCGCGCTGAGATCCGCAGCGCGTTCTGCATGACCGAGCCGGACGTGGCCTCCTCCGACGCGACCAACATGGCCGCGACCGCCCACCTCGACGGCGACGAGGTCGTCATCAACGGTCGCAAGTGGTGGTCGACGGGCGTCGGCAACCCCGACTGCAAGGTGCTGGTCTTCATGGGGCTCTCCGACCCCGACGCCGACCGGCACTCGCGGCACACGATGGTGCTCGTCCCCCGCGACGCCCCGGGCGTGACGGTCGAGCGGATGCTCACCACGATGGGCTACTACGACGAGCCGCTCGGCCACGGCGAGGTGTCCTTCGACGACGTGCGCGTGCCGGCGTCCCACATCCTGCTCGGCCCCGGTCGGGCGTTCGAGATCGCCCAGGGCCGGCTCGGCCCCGGCCGCGTCCACCACTGCATGCGCGCCATCGGTCTCGCCGAGCGCGCGCTCGAGCTGGCGTGCGCCCGCGCGGTGTCGCGCACCGCGTTCGGCAAGCCGATCGCCAACCTCGGCGGCAACCGCGAGCGGATCGCCGACGCCCGGATCGCGATCAACCGCTCGCGCCTGCTGGTCATGCACGCCGCGTGGCTGCTCGACCAGGGCATGAGCCGGGAGGCGTACTCCGCCGTGAGCGAGATCAAGGTCGAGGTGCCGAACATGGCGCTCGACGTCATCGACACCGCGATCCAGCTGCACGGCGGCGCCGGCGTCTCCGACGACTTCCCGCTCGCCAACGCGTGGGTCGGCGCGCGCACGCTGCGCCTGGCCGACGGGCCGGACGAGGTGCACCGCAACGTGGTCGCCAAGATCGAGCTCGGGAAGCACACCTCGTGA
- a CDS encoding TetR/AcrR family transcriptional regulator, translated as MSDVDAEPAVPVRRRLSAQDRRRQLVGIGLAMIVEKPIQDLSLDDVAAEAGISRGLLFHYFPTKTDFYLACIAAAGRRMLRNTAPDPTLPPEEQVVATTRRMVEQIERRRGFYLALVHGHAVADPRVGEVMESVRDVSTERVVAALGVPERQRDVVRAWWAYTEDRALTWSAVPTGERPVPVSVLVAECVAALHALLALRP; from the coding sequence GTGTCCGACGTCGATGCCGAGCCCGCGGTCCCCGTCCGTCGCCGGCTCTCGGCGCAGGACCGCCGCCGCCAGCTTGTCGGCATCGGCCTGGCGATGATCGTCGAGAAGCCGATCCAGGACCTCTCGCTCGACGACGTCGCGGCGGAGGCCGGCATCTCCCGCGGGCTGCTGTTCCACTACTTCCCGACCAAGACGGACTTCTACCTCGCGTGCATCGCCGCGGCCGGTCGTCGGATGCTGCGCAACACGGCGCCCGACCCGACGCTCCCGCCCGAGGAGCAGGTGGTGGCGACGACCCGGCGGATGGTCGAGCAGATCGAGCGGCGGCGCGGGTTCTACCTCGCGCTGGTGCACGGCCACGCCGTCGCCGACCCGCGGGTGGGCGAGGTGATGGAGTCGGTGCGCGACGTCAGCACCGAGCGGGTCGTCGCGGCGCTCGGCGTCCCCGAGCGGCAGCGCGACGTCGTCCGCGCCTGGTGGGCCTACACGGAGGACCGGGCGCTCACCTGGTCGGCAGTGCCGACCGGCGAACGCCCGGTCCCGGTGTCCGTGCTGGTCGCGGAGTGCGTCGCGGCGCTCCACGCCCTGCTGGCCCTCAGGCCGTGA
- a CDS encoding MXAN_6640 family putative metalloprotease, with protein MRRIVTTAVVVALWGGAALSAPAVAADHTRPAGRPGAPSVPTPAEALELTPERALPTLEDEATPGEALATARRVLGGDALPRDPSPTIALRDLWMKKDRLSGQQRRVAESILARPTDGAADNQGFGYTVPEAAPLCNARLCVHYVPTGTDAPPSVDWVAQNLAVMDSVWTQEVDQLGYRAPLADGARGGSPLFDVYLKDLGGDIYGFCAGESKVKRRTASGYCVLDNDFAASQFPNGTPTDNLTVTAAHEFFHAVQYAYDYAEDPWMMESTATWMEERIATAVDDNRQYLPWSQIYAPYLPLDLFSRNEGYQYGNWVFWEYLSTLYGNDIVHKAWSQAGSLKSDGGKNSIAALQKVLRKKGGLTKVYARFAAGNLTPAATYPEGAAYPTPKVRGGKALSKKKRTKRFSTRINHLASASYVYAPGKGLGAKKWRLQVAVNGPVKATSPAAVVVVHRTNGKRQVKIVKLNRAGDGRMKVKFGGKQVAAVSVTLVNASTRYRCGRNTVLACKGLPLDDKARFTVTGRVVKR; from the coding sequence ATGCGCAGAATCGTCACCACCGCCGTGGTCGTCGCCCTGTGGGGCGGTGCGGCGCTGTCTGCGCCGGCCGTGGCAGCCGACCACACCCGCCCCGCCGGCCGCCCCGGTGCGCCCTCGGTGCCGACCCCGGCCGAGGCGCTGGAGCTCACCCCCGAGCGGGCGCTGCCGACCCTCGAGGACGAGGCCACCCCGGGCGAGGCGCTCGCCACCGCCCGCCGGGTGCTCGGCGGCGACGCGCTGCCGCGCGACCCCTCCCCGACGATCGCGCTGCGCGACCTCTGGATGAAGAAGGACCGCCTCAGCGGCCAGCAGCGCCGGGTCGCCGAGAGCATCCTCGCCCGCCCCACCGACGGCGCCGCCGACAACCAGGGCTTCGGCTACACCGTCCCCGAGGCCGCGCCGCTGTGCAACGCCCGCCTGTGCGTCCACTACGTGCCGACCGGCACCGACGCCCCGCCGTCGGTCGACTGGGTCGCCCAGAACCTCGCGGTGATGGACTCCGTCTGGACCCAGGAGGTCGACCAGCTCGGCTACCGCGCCCCGCTGGCCGACGGCGCCCGCGGCGGCTCGCCGCTGTTCGACGTCTACCTCAAGGACCTCGGCGGCGACATCTACGGCTTCTGCGCCGGTGAGTCCAAGGTCAAGCGCCGCACCGCGTCGGGCTACTGCGTGCTCGACAACGACTTCGCCGCCTCCCAGTTCCCCAACGGCACCCCGACCGACAACCTGACGGTCACCGCCGCCCACGAGTTCTTCCACGCCGTCCAGTACGCCTACGACTACGCCGAGGACCCGTGGATGATGGAGTCCACGGCCACCTGGATGGAGGAGCGGATCGCGACGGCGGTCGACGACAACCGCCAGTACCTCCCCTGGAGCCAGATCTACGCGCCGTACCTCCCGCTCGACCTGTTCAGCCGCAACGAGGGCTACCAGTACGGCAACTGGGTCTTCTGGGAGTACCTCTCCACGCTCTACGGCAACGACATCGTGCACAAGGCGTGGTCGCAGGCCGGCTCGCTGAAGTCGGACGGCGGGAAGAACAGCATCGCCGCGCTGCAGAAGGTGCTGAGGAAGAAGGGCGGGCTGACCAAGGTCTACGCCAGGTTCGCCGCCGGCAACCTCACGCCGGCCGCCACCTACCCCGAGGGCGCGGCGTACCCGACCCCGAAGGTCCGCGGCGGCAAGGCGCTGAGCAAGAAGAAGCGCACCAAGCGGTTCAGCACCCGGATCAACCACCTCGCGTCCGCCTCCTACGTCTACGCCCCCGGCAAGGGCCTGGGCGCGAAGAAGTGGCGGCTGCAGGTCGCCGTCAACGGCCCGGTCAAGGCCACCTCGCCGGCCGCGGTCGTCGTCGTGCACCGCACCAACGGCAAGCGCCAGGTCAAGATCGTCAAGCTCAACCGCGCCGGCGACGGCCGGATGAAGGTGAAGTTCGGCGGGAAGCAGGTCGCCGCGGTGTCGGTGACCCTGGTCAACGCCTCCACCCGCTACCGCTGCGGCAGGAACACCGTGCTCGCGTGCAAGGGCCTGCCGCTGGACGACAAGGCGCGCTTCACCGTGACGGGGCGCGTCGTCAAGCGCTGA
- a CDS encoding adenylyltransferase/cytidyltransferase family protein gives MPRTVITFGTFDVFHVGHLRVLERAAALGDRLVVGVSADALNERKKGRVPVFSERERLAIVGALKVVDAVFVEESLEQKRDYIVEHGADVLVMGDDWAGKFDEFGDVCEVVYLERTPAISTTAIIEHIADL, from the coding sequence ATGCCTCGCACCGTCATCACCTTCGGGACGTTCGACGTGTTCCACGTCGGGCACCTCCGCGTGCTCGAGCGGGCCGCGGCCCTCGGTGACCGGCTGGTCGTGGGCGTCTCCGCCGACGCGCTCAACGAGCGCAAGAAGGGGCGCGTCCCGGTCTTCAGCGAGCGCGAGCGGCTCGCCATCGTCGGCGCGCTCAAGGTGGTCGACGCGGTCTTCGTCGAGGAGAGCCTGGAGCAGAAGCGCGACTACATCGTCGAGCACGGCGCGGACGTGCTCGTCATGGGCGACGACTGGGCCGGGAAGTTCGACGAGTTCGGCGACGTCTGCGAGGTGGTCTACCTCGAGCGGACGCCGGCGATCTCGACCACCGCGATCATCGAGCACATCGCCGATCTCTGA
- a CDS encoding DUF445 domain-containing protein yields MTASPTTAPASRTGPVPLLTPDPGADEARRRGLRQMRTLAVGLLVLAACVYVATLGRDGFWGFVNAGAEASMVGAIADWFAVTALFKHPLGLPIPHTALVPKRKDELGKGLEEFVGENFLQEEIIRERVAAATISARVGDWLADPANARRVVDEASDVAAIALDKVRDEHVADLVTHALVPRFREEPISPLLGTMLMEVLRDDLHHGLVDLALDEMHRWLMENPDTFSSVLEERAPWWAPPKLNDAVTSRLHVQALAWLEDIRHDPHHRAREALDSMLGQLATDLLHDDQTRARAEALKERLLDHPQVVTTAISLWKAMRAALLASVRDRDGAVRVRLLAELNAFSQRLREEPALRERLDRYAADSAVFLIGRYGAELTTVITHTIERWDGKEAARRIELHVGRDLQFIRINGTIVGGLVGVLIHALSLLVH; encoded by the coding sequence ATGACCGCCAGCCCGACCACCGCTCCCGCGAGCCGCACCGGTCCCGTCCCGCTCCTCACCCCGGACCCGGGGGCAGACGAGGCACGCCGGCGCGGCCTGCGGCAGATGCGCACGCTCGCCGTGGGGCTGCTCGTGCTCGCCGCGTGCGTCTACGTCGCCACGCTCGGCCGCGACGGCTTCTGGGGCTTCGTCAACGCCGGCGCGGAGGCGTCGATGGTGGGCGCCATCGCCGACTGGTTCGCGGTGACCGCGCTCTTCAAGCACCCGCTGGGGCTGCCGATCCCGCACACCGCGCTGGTGCCCAAGCGCAAGGACGAGCTCGGCAAGGGCCTCGAGGAGTTCGTGGGGGAGAACTTCCTGCAGGAGGAGATCATCCGCGAGCGGGTCGCGGCCGCGACGATCTCGGCCCGGGTCGGCGACTGGCTCGCCGACCCCGCCAACGCCCGCCGGGTGGTCGACGAGGCCTCGGACGTCGCAGCGATCGCGCTGGACAAGGTCCGCGACGAGCACGTCGCCGACCTGGTCACGCACGCACTGGTGCCGCGGTTCCGCGAGGAGCCGATCTCGCCGCTGCTCGGGACGATGCTGATGGAGGTGCTGCGCGACGACCTGCACCACGGGCTCGTCGACCTCGCGCTCGACGAGATGCACCGCTGGCTGATGGAGAACCCCGACACGTTCTCCAGCGTCCTGGAGGAGCGCGCGCCGTGGTGGGCGCCACCCAAGCTCAACGACGCGGTCACCTCGCGGCTGCACGTCCAGGCGCTCGCGTGGCTCGAGGACATCCGCCACGACCCGCACCACCGCGCGCGCGAGGCCCTCGACTCGATGCTCGGCCAGCTCGCGACCGACCTGCTCCACGACGACCAGACCCGCGCTCGGGCCGAGGCGCTCAAGGAGCGTCTGCTCGACCACCCGCAGGTGGTGACGACCGCCATCTCGCTGTGGAAGGCGATGCGCGCGGCGCTGCTCGCGTCGGTCCGCGACCGCGACGGCGCGGTGCGCGTACGCCTCCTGGCCGAGCTCAACGCGTTCTCCCAGCGGCTGCGCGAGGAGCCGGCGCTGCGCGAGCGGCTGGACCGCTACGCCGCCGACAGCGCCGTCTTCCTCATCGGCCGCTACGGCGCCGAGCTGACCACGGTGATCACCCACACCATCGAGCGCTGGGACGGCAAGGAGGCGGCGCGCCGCATCGAGCTGCACGTCGGGCGGGACCTGCAGTTCATCCGGATCAACGGCACGATCGTCGGTGGTCTCGTGGGCGTGCTGATCCACGCGCTGAGCCTGCTGGTTCACTGA
- a CDS encoding RNA-binding S4 domain-containing protein, with protein MPEPIDVPIRDESIRLGQFLKLANLVETGAEAKPVLADGAVQVNGEVETRRGRQLAPGDVVTLGGLAARVATGDVEVDVPW; from the coding sequence ATGCCCGAGCCCATCGACGTCCCGATCCGCGACGAGTCCATCCGGCTCGGCCAGTTCCTCAAGCTGGCCAACCTGGTGGAGACCGGCGCGGAGGCCAAGCCGGTGCTCGCCGACGGGGCGGTGCAGGTCAACGGGGAGGTCGAGACGCGCCGGGGCCGCCAGCTCGCCCCCGGTGACGTCGTCACGCTGGGCGGGCTGGCGGCCCGGGTGGCCACCGGGGACGTCGAGGTCGACGTCCCCTGGTGA